Within the Eucalyptus grandis isolate ANBG69807.140 chromosome 1, ASM1654582v1, whole genome shotgun sequence genome, the region taagagaaaaccaGTGTCTCTCCCTCTCAGAGCACATACATAACACcccttcaaaaaagaaaatttgttttctttagttCCATTGTGGAAGAGGTCTGTGACACTTGCGTATAGTGTCTGAATTGCATACAGTACGCAGTAAAGTTGATGCTATTAACATCGATTTAATTCAAGAACATCCTCACACCACTTGATCATTCATATGAATTTCACCTGCTTGATAAATAGAAGGCACCAGAAGCACTAACTGGCAAGTACATGTGCCAGTTATATATAGAAATTTCTTGCAGAATCTAGGTATACGAAAAACAAAACCGACCTTCACCCCTCCAAAAGCCTTATACTGAAGCAAGAGAAAAAATCTCCCGGACTCAAAACCACTTCATTAATGGGACATGGGACCCAAGGAGGTGATGTCTGGAAGAAAACCTGCCGTTAATCTGGATTGCTCTTCAGCAAATTTCAGATGAAAAAGTGGACAGATCTCAAACACAATTGAGAGATCAACCAGAAGAGGAAGAAGTTCTAGTTGTCACGAGATATTTAACCCACAACTCTATCGTCCCTACATTTGCAGAAAAACCCCTTTCGACCATTTCACCGACAAGTTGCGTGGCTCTagtattttcattatttcttaGCAATCCTTGGATTATTGTGTTATAAGTGACCCCATCTGGAAAGCATCCATTTCCTTCCATCTCCTTTAGAAGCTGATATGCTTCCTCCGTACGTCCTCCTTTGCACAACCCATGCATGAGAATGTTACATGTCCACACATCAGGTTGCAAGCCTCGAGCATGCAAACAATTAACCAGCCCCTTTGCATCGTCAAGCTTTCCGGTATTACACATGCCATTTATTAGAATATTGTAAGTcacaatgtttgggacaaatttGGAATCTTCCATCTTTCGAAGCAATATCATGGCCTTGTCAATCTGCTGCATTTTACACAAGCCATCCAGGAAAGCATTCAAGGTATAACGATCTAGAAAGAGATTGCGAGATTGCATTTCGTTAATTAGCTCCGCCGCAGCTTCAAGGTTCCCAACCTTGCAAAATCCATCCACAAGAGTGCTGTATGTTATGACATCAGGTTTCAAGCCCCTTTCAAGCATTTCTTGGAACAGTATTTTTGATTTGTCAACTCTTTTCCCTTTGCAGTATCCATTAATCAACGTGTTATAAGAAACGACATTAGGTGAGCAGCCTCTTTCAACCATCAAATTAAGAACCGCCATAGCATCATCCATTCTATTTTGGAAACAATAACCATTCAACAATGCATTATAAGTGACACGATTAGGCATTTTACCTAATTGAATCATCTGGTTGACTATGGCTTCTGCCGCTACAAGCAATCCCTCTTTACAATGTGCATCCACCAGAATAGTGAAGGTCCAAATATTCGGCATGACTCTGCTTCGCACCATATGACTCAGCAGTCTTTGAGCCTCTTTCAATTGGCTGGAATTGCACACTCCTTGAATGACGGAGGTATAAGTAACGACGTCTGGTTCAATCCCTGCCTTCATCATCTCCTCCAACAAGACCGTAGCATCTTTCCATTGGCCTAGGTTGCATAAGCAATGAACCAAGGAGGTATAAGTGAATATGGTGGGTTTGATGCCTCTGCTCGTCATTTCTTTCAACAATACGAGAGCATCTTCCATCTGGCCTACATTGCAGAGACCGTGGATCAAGGAGTTATAAGT harbors:
- the LOC104432987 gene encoding putative pentatricopeptide repeat-containing protein At1g12700, mitochondrial produces the protein MKPTNLCPASSIFLLLPAPAAIFSESSSLSVLCHPYLPYPSHLPFSSPRRRRFSSTPNPRLADPNWFLSCVRTNRRPGGGAVFTSVGDALCCFGKMMKASPLPSSRDFNLLLGAIVRMKHYSTAIRLIEQLPSLGIEGHVELLNIWINCFCRLKRVDLGLSILGRIFKLGFPINVVTSSTLIDGLFIQGKTDQALRFLDDMQRNGPEPNETTYAIVAKGLCRAGNTRLAIELLRDWEERSCSINSFTYNIVIDGLCKEGLITEALRLHESMSKKGQWKDATVLLEEMMKAGIEPDVVTYTSVIQGVCNSSQLKEAQRLLSHMVRSRVMPNIWTFTILVDAHCKEGLLVAAEAIVNQMIQLGKMPNRVTYNALLNGYCFQNRMDDAMAVLNLMVERGCSPNVVSYNTLINGYCKGKRVDKSKILFQEMLERGLKPDVITYSTLVDGFCKVGNLEAAAELINEMQSRNLFLDRYTLNAFLDGLCKMQQIDKAMILLRKMEDSKFVPNIVTYNILINGMCNTGKLDDAKGLVNCLHARGLQPDVWTCNILMHGLCKGGRTEEAYQLLKEMEGNGCFPDGVTYNTIIQGLLRNNENTRATQLVGEMVERGFSANVGTIELWVKYLVTTRTSSSSG